GGGGCGGGGGAAGATCGTCGCGCCGGCCGCAACGCTCGAGGCACAGGCGGTGCGGCTGGCGGACCTGGTCGCCTACATCAACCACGACATCGACGACGCCCTGCGCGCGGGGGTCATCGCCGCGGGAGACCTGCCGCGCGAGACGCTGGCGCGGGTCGGCACCACCCACGGGGAGCGCATCGGCACCATGGTCCGCGGGATCATCGAGGAGACCGTCGGCGCGCAGTACGCGCACGTCGCGATGGGCGAGGGGCTCGAGCGCGACTGTGCGGCGCTGCGCGACTTTCTCTACGCCAACGTCTACTTCAACCCGTCCACGCATGCGGAGTTCCACAAGGCAGCCAAGATCCTGCGGGACCTCTACGAGCACTACCTCGGGCGGGTCGCCGAGATGGGGGAGGAGTACGTGCGCATCGCGGAGACCGAAGGCGCCGCCCGCGCGGTGGGTGACTTCCTCGCAGGGATGACGGATCGCTTCGTCGTGCAGACGTACGAGCGGCTCTTCCTCCCCCTGCCGTGGCAGGTGCTCTGATCCGCGCGTGCGCGCGGATCCGGCAGGGCAGGCTTGTCAACAATCACGAGAAGCACGCGCTTCGATCGGGGCACAAAGGAAATTGGAGATCGGCTGGAAGCACCATGCCAAGGCTCCTTACTCCATCCGCGCGTGCGCGCGGATGGGGGGCGCTTTGCTTGACACCTCCCGGGAAAGGCTTTATGAACAACGGGGTGCGCGATGACGACCGATGCGTCGCCGCCGGCTGAGCGGCTGCTCGTGGTGGTGCTCGGACAGCGTCGCTTCGGGCTGCCTCTGGAACAGGTGCGGGGCATCCAGGCACGCACGCCGGG
The sequence above is a segment of the bacterium genome. Coding sequences within it:
- a CDS encoding deoxyguanosinetriphosphate triphosphohydrolase; its protein translation is MNVREQSEAAESALLHPLAARAAESRGRTRPEEPCPIRTAYQRDRDRILHAKSFRRLKHKTQVFLAPRGDHYRTRLTHTLEVAQIARTLARGLRLNEDLTEAIALGHDLGHTPFGHAGEESLRALLPGGFSHVAQSVRVVERLENDGAGLNLTREVVEGIRTHSKGRGKIVAPAATLEAQAVRLADLVAYINHDIDDALRAGVIAAGDLPRETLARVGTTHGERIGTMVRGIIEETVGAQYAHVAMGEGLERDCAALRDFLYANVYFNPSTHAEFHKAAKILRDLYEHYLGRVAEMGEEYVRIAETEGAARAVGDFLAGMTDRFVVQTYERLFLPLPWQVL